From one Mustelus asterias chromosome 2, sMusAst1.hap1.1, whole genome shotgun sequence genomic stretch:
- the enkur gene encoding enkurin, with protein MEEESPSECIYNLLPRPEPPPRHPHKYHSPQRKVAQRDWDSKKSAHKTMGLPKVEPPCPKHHLLKHSKEPKLPERKPYKVPVEGIKSSIPSDKPMMGLHTKKNFVQANVVDVQMSVPKKPVPILVDTRRGNRMLLEPSGLLPTLLYRKEFGKVPDYLIKRTEEEKKAQEEYDAYVKERIQQGSMKMLTEDERNTVLSGLKQNWAELNHAYQSLSILIDTISKQLHKERLEAKMKKLEQDIDKIEKHKFIYIPRN; from the exons GTATCACTCACCGCAACGGAAAGTTGCACAAAGAGACTGGGATAGTAAGAAATCAGCACACAAAACAATGGGCTTACCCAAAGTTGAGCCTCCTTGCCCAAAACATCATCTACTGAAGCATTCCAAGGAACCAAAGCTTCCAGAAA GGAAACCTTACAAAGTCCCTGTGGAAGGAATAAAATCCTCTATCCCATCTGACAAGCCAATGATGGGACTTCACACCAAGAAAAACTTTGTTCAAGCGAATGTAGTCGACGTTCAGATGTCAGTGCCCAAGAAACCTGTGCCCATCCTTGTTGATACCAGAAGAGGAAATAGAATGTTACTGGAACCATCAGGGCTTCTTCCAACACTCCTGTACAGAAAG GAATTTGGTAAAGTTCCAGATTATCTGATTAAACGGACTGAGGAGGAGAAGAAAGCACAGGAGGAATATGATGCCTATGTAAAGGAACGAATACAGCAAGGTTCCATGAAAATGTTGACTGAAGATGAGCGGAACACTGTGTTATCG GGACTAAAGCAGAACTGGGCGGAACTGAATCATGCCTATCAAAGTCTTTCCATATTGATAGATACTATTTCCAAGCAACTTCACAAGGAACGACTTGAGGCCAAAATGAAAAAACTAGAACAAGATATTGACAAGATTGAGAAACATAAATTTATCTACATTCCacgaaattaa